The following are encoded together in the Brassica napus cultivar Da-Ae chromosome A9, Da-Ae, whole genome shotgun sequence genome:
- the LOC106400103 gene encoding uncharacterized protein LOC106400103: MDSGLSWADQWDYNSDPPPNSSKDDDKKKKKKEDASKSSLGKAFKWVKELRKKSDK; the protein is encoded by the coding sequence ATGGATTCGGGACTATCTTGGGCTGATCAATGGGATTACAACTCTGATCCTCCTCCAAATTCATCTAAAGACGacgataagaagaagaaaaagaaggaagaCGCAAGCAAAAGCAGTTTGGGAAAGGCCTTCAAATGGGTGAAAGAACTTCGCAAGAAATCtgataagtaa
- the LOC106364673 gene encoding BAHD acyltransferase At5g47980, which yields MENKVEVLSREVIKPSSPTPNDKRILRLSLLDTLSSPMYTGALLFYSADPHNLLGSSSEGTSLKLKKSLSKTLPIFYPLAGRITGSFIECNDEGAVFIEARVDHLLSEFLKCPVPESLEPLIPVEALSREAVTWPVLLIQANFFSCGGLVITICVSHKITDATSLAMFIRGWAETARGLGITMTPSFTASKFFPLPPDELSLKPMDNKVEVEEMKCVTKRFVFDALKIKKLRDKASSNIVKNPTRVEAVTALFWRCATKASRLSSSTTRTSVLLIPVSIRGKVDSLPENTIGNMLSIMILKNQEGMIDGIQDVVSELRKTKENFSLSCKEMSSSRVLESLAEIGKVYARGNEMDLWMSNSWCKLGMYEADFGWGKPVWVTGRGTSSFKNFMLLIDAKDGDGIEAWITLMDKHMSLFECDEELLESASLNPPVLIY from the coding sequence ATGGAGAACAAAGTTGAGGTCTTATCAAGAGAAGTAATCAAACCGTCTTCTCCAACTCCAAATGATAAGAGAATTCTCCGTCTCTCTCTTCTTGATACCCTCAGCTCACCCATGTACACAGGTGCACTTCTCTTTTACTCCGCAGACCCGCATAACCTTCTTGGTTCTTCATCAGAAGGAACATCCTTGAAGCTCAAGAAATCTCTGTCTAAAACATTACCAATCTTCTACCCTCTTGCCGGAAGAATCACTGGAAGTTTCATCGAATGTAATGATGAAGGAGCTGTGTTTATAGAAGCTAGGGTGGACCATCTTCTCTCGGAGTTCCTCAAGTGCCCTGTTCCTGAATCATTGGAACCACTCATTCCCGTTGAAGCTTTATCAAGAGAAGCAGTCACATGGCCTGTGTTGCTAATACAGGCCAACTTCTTCAGCTGTGGAGGATTAGTTATCACAATCTGTGTTTCTCATAAGATCACTGATGCAACATCTTTAGCAATGTTCATCAGAGGATGGGCTGAGACAGCAAGAGGTTTAGGGATTACAATGACTCCTAGTTTCACCGCTTCAAAGTTCTTTCCTCTACCTCCCGATGAGCTTTCCTTAAAACCGATGGATAATAAAGTCGAGGTTGAAGAAATGAAATGTGTAACAAAGAGGTTTGTGTTTGATGCCTTAAAGATCAAGAAACTTAGAGACAAAGCTTCAAGCAACATTGTCAAGAATCCAACTCGTGTTGAAGCGGTTACAGCTCTTTTTTGGAGATGTGCAACTAAGGCTTCTAGATTGAGTTCTTCAACAACAAGAACTTCTGTGCTGCTGATACCAGTGAGTATACGGGGGAAGGTGGATTCTTTGCCTGAGAACACAATTGGGAACATGCTTTCCATCATGATACTCAAGAACCAAGAAGGTATGATAGATGGGATTCAAGATGTGGTTAGTGAGTTAAGGAAAACAAAGGAAAACTTCAGCTTAAGTTGCAAGGAAATGTCGTCGTCGAGAGTTCTTGAGTCTTTGGCAGAGATTGGGAAAGTATATGCAAGAGGTAACGAGATGGACTTGTGGATGAGTAATAGCTGGTGTAAACTTGGAATGTATGAGGCTGATTTTGGATGGGGAAAGCCGGTTTGGGTGACCGGAAGAGGCACTTCTAGTTTCAAGAACTTTATGTTGTTGATTGATGCTAAAGATGGAGATGGAATTGAAGCTTGGATCACTCTTATGGATAAGCACATGTCGCTTTTCGAATGCGATGAGGAGCTTCTTGAATCAGCTTCCTTGAATCCCCCTGTTTTGATCTATTAG
- the LOC106367338 gene encoding E3 ubiquitin-protein ligase AIRP2-like, protein MYYQLTKSSYMDSLKILEADIEHANGLAAEIPMGKSGVRLQMKLVCSNLAPFFIFLLQWMDFSCLLPRYFDFFHILIYKVRSDGRWNLSRYGRKATIREFYGVILPSLERLHINFSDLPGDSLWYPNPKAITKKNYDTEGNRFIMTNNVDSEREEECGICLEPCTKMVLPNCCHAMCIKCYRNWNTKSESCPFCRGSIKRVNSEDLWVLTCDEDVVDPETVTKEDLLRFYLHINSLPKDYPEAVFLGYNEYLI, encoded by the exons ATGTATTATCAGTTGACAAAGTCTTCTTACATGGACTCTTTGAAGATTCTGGAGGCTGACATCGAGCACGCCAATGGACT GGCTGCTGAGATTCCAATGGGGAAGAGCGGTGTGCGACTTCAGATGAAGTTGGTCTGCAGCAATTTGGCTCCTTTCTTTATATTCCTGCTTCAATGGATGGACTTCTCTTGTCTGCTTCCAAGATACTTTGATTTCTTCCACATACTCATCTACAAG GTACGTTCTGATGGGCGTTGGAATCTATCCAGGTACGGAAGGAAAGCTACAATCAGAGAGTTCTACG GTGTTATATTACCATCACTCGAGCGTCTTCATATCAACTTCTCCGACTTACCAGGCGACAGCTTATGGTATCCCAATCCAAAAGCCATCACCAAGAAGAATTACGACACTGAAGGCAACAGATTCATCATGACCAACAACGTTGACTCAGAAAGAGAAGAGGAATGCGGGATCTGCTTAGAGCCCTGCACCAAAATGGTGTTACCTAACTGTTGTCACGCCATGTGCATCAAATGTTACCGCAACTGGAACACAAAATCTGAGTCATGCCCGTTTTGTAGAGGCAGCatcaagagagtaaactcgGAGGATCTGTGGGTGCTGACGTGTGATGAAGATGTGGTGGATCCTGAGACGGTCACTAAAGAGGATTTGCTACGGTTCTATCTCCATATCAATAGCCTCCCTAAAGATTATCCGGAAGCTGTATTCTTAGGCTACAACGAGTACTTGATATGA
- the LOC106364674 gene encoding protein NUCLEAR FUSION DEFECTIVE 2, with the protein MVMVTTHLRFTLLLAVIGIFFSSSQVRAAIVRIKPFSSPFATNLATLQSQIGYNFTNINLLRRAMTHASFSRENNKALSIFGFHLIETSVSLQLLSKDIDTSSKALTRLIAEVSNVESSCALDGNRLGLERVIRVSPKTDASNSGIVCGGFRAIFGAVATDSGTVDEAIKVFWKVHGAGAARLVSVL; encoded by the exons ATGGTGATGGTGACGACTCATCTTCGTTTCACTCTTCTTCTCGCCGTCATCGggatcttcttctcctcttctcag GTTCGCGCAGCCATTGTCAGGATCAAACCATTCTCCTCGCCTTTCGCTACCAATCTTGCAACGCTGCAATCTCAAATTGG CTACAACTTCACCAACATCAACCTCCTTCGCCGTGCCATGACTCATGCTTCCTTCTCTCGAGAGAACAACAAAGCCCTCAGTATCTTTGGGTTCCATCTCATTGAAACCTCTGTTTCCCTTCAGCTTCTCTCCAAAGATATCGATACCTCCTCCAAAGCCTTGACCCGTTTGATAGCAGAGGTTTCAAATGTGGAATCCTCGTGTGCTCTTGATGGGAACCGGTTGGGTTTGGAGAGGGTTATCAGGGTTTCTCCCAAGACTGATGCGTCCAACTCGGGGATCGTTTGTGGTGGGTTCAGGGCAATCTTTGGAGCTGTTGCTACTGATTCTGGAACGGTTGATGAGGCTATTAAGGTTTTCTGGAAAGTACATGGAGCTGGAGCTGCAAGACTTGTGTCTGTGCTGTAA